Genomic DNA from Brassica rapa cultivar Chiifu-401-42 chromosome A04, CAAS_Brap_v3.01, whole genome shotgun sequence:
ATGGCTTCAATTATTCACTTCTTCGCCTTCTTCTTTGGCGGTCGTTTCTTTCTGGACTTGTTAAATCCGCCTCCACTCTCCTGTGGTACAAAATACAGTTCTATGAGTTAGTTCACAGACAAGGTGTCTGCATAACACCATCAGATATTACAAACCAGCTTCAGTAGATGCTAACCTTTTTGTAGCATCTATATGCGCTTTGACCTGAGAACTCCTGTCCACTTTTAGATATATAGACCTACAAGAGCAAGAAACAAAATCAGATATTACAATGTTTCAGACGTCTCTTGTCATGTCTGTGTTTCTGTAACATATACTTTACTTCCCAATCCCATGCTTAAAAAACGTGCATGTGTGTTTAACAGCTCAATCCCAGTTGTAATTTTCTTTAATTGTGGAAAGAGAAACAGACCTTCCTTCCTTCTGCGGACGTGAACCAGTGACCTGCGTTACCAGTGTTAGCTGATACACGTCTTCTGCCAGCATCCTTTGGAACTGCAGCAGATCTCGCTTTGGAGCTCTCTTGGTCCTTCGAGACCTTTGACTTTGCTTGCGTCCCTCTGCAGCTTTTACTGCTAGAAACTCCGGTTTTAGAACTCCCGTTGCTGCCAAATTGGTTCCTACAATGGCATTGGGAAAGTAAATGTCAATTCCCTGTTAAAAAGAAGACTGTATGTATGAAAATTAGAAAGGGAATAGAAATATAACGCACATATAATCAATAAGGCACTCCTCTCGCCGGTTCTCTCTATCATTGGAAATCCCCAGAGGCAAGAAGTTTGGTAACCGCTTCCGGGCCAAATTCTGGATCCGTGGATCACTGTGCAAGAAGAAACGATGAGATGGAGGAGTAGGGTTGGAAGAATCCGAGAAATGCCCATTCTGCTGAAACAATCCACTATTGCTACTACTTGCCACAGCACTGCTTTGTTTCTGAGCTGTGCTTTTGTTGATCGAGCTAAAATAGTCTTGACAAACATCATCCAGAGCTGGTGTCTGAATCTTAGAAACTGCCGCTGGGGAAAAATCTTTCCACAGATCTCCAAGTTCCTTTCTCTTTGGTTTACTTGCAACAGATGGTTGAACCTTTGAGCATGAACCATTTGTTTTAGTTACTCGGCTTGATTCTTTTTTGGTGGATGGGCAGTCATCTTCAGAATCTGAATCTAGTATCTGCAACCTTCGTAGTGGACTACGAGTTGGCATATATCCAGGTTCCTTTTTCTTTGAGGATGGATCATTGGTATTAGTTACTCCGCTTAAATCTCTGCTGCGGGTGGATGGGTGATCGTCTTCAGAATCTGAATCTAGTAGCTGGAACCTTCGTTGAGCTGGTGTTTGAGTCTTTGAAACCCCAACCGGAGGAAAATCTTTCAACAAATCTCCAGTACATGGAAGGGATCCAGGTTCCTTTCTCTTTGAGGATGAATCATTAGTTTCAGTTATTCGGATCGAACCTCTGCTGCGTTTGGATGGGTGGTCATCTTCAGAATCTGATTCCAGTAGCTGGAACCTTCGCAGAGGACTACAATCTGAACTCCGAAACAATGGTGCAACAGAGGTAATCCCAGAGCCAGTACCAGTAGATACTGGAACATCCTCCAACCGCTTTCTTTTTTCCAGGCTCCGAGAGATAGA
This window encodes:
- the LOC103849969 gene encoding uncharacterized protein LOC103849969, coding for MDSIEAPSFSLGFDLDAASDPKPGLTGDDEPEPGLTVSDSDLELGPGSSSPALKRLRRGFNDTNKCSAEDGASELLGRAEDRDDDDDDIEEFSSPEDAPASTRSHFSSCSSRVSLRCSGIFTSQPSSSISRSLEKRKRLEDVPVSTGTGSGITSVAPLFRSSDCSPLRRFQLLESDSEDDHPSKRSRGSIRITETNDSSSKRKEPGSLPCTGDLLKDFPPVGVSKTQTPAQRRFQLLDSDSEDDHPSTRSRDLSGVTNTNDPSSKKKEPGYMPTRSPLRRLQILDSDSEDDCPSTKKESSRVTKTNGSCSKVQPSVASKPKRKELGDLWKDFSPAAVSKIQTPALDDVCQDYFSSINKSTAQKQSSAVASSSNSGLFQQNGHFSDSSNPTPPSHRFFLHSDPRIQNLARKRLPNFLPLGISNDRENRREECLIDYMNQFGSNGSSKTGVSSSKSCRGTQAKSKVSKDQESSKARSAAVPKDAGRRRVSANTGNAGHWFTSAEGRKVYISKSGQEFSGQSAYRCYKKESGGGFNKSRKKRPPKKKAKK